From the genome of Hymenobacter sp. PAMC 26628, one region includes:
- a CDS encoding tetratricopeptide repeat protein yields MILIGLICFLSGVKTDSIVLYMSGIYLGLGLLLRYTVPSHHRKGMQLVKKQDYTGAIPLFEASYAFFTRKSWIDEYRYVTLLSSSRMCYREMALCNIAFCYSQTGEGQRATEYYNQTIMAYPENGIAQSALRMLNSVGK; encoded by the coding sequence ATGATTTTGATTGGGCTAATTTGCTTCCTGAGTGGAGTAAAGACAGATAGTATAGTGCTTTACATGAGTGGGATTTATCTCGGGCTTGGCCTACTGCTGCGCTACACTGTACCTAGCCACCACCGGAAAGGGATGCAGCTTGTTAAAAAACAAGATTATACCGGTGCAATTCCGCTTTTTGAAGCTAGCTACGCATTTTTTACCAGAAAATCTTGGATAGATGAGTACCGATACGTGACTTTATTGAGTTCATCCAGAATGTGTTACCGCGAAATGGCTTTGTGTAACATTGCCTTTTGCTATAGTCAAACTGGTGAAGGACAAAGAGCTACTGAATACTATAATCAGACGATAATGGCATACCCTGAAAATGGTATAGCCCAGTCAGCGCTTCGCATGTTGAATTCGGTAGGTAAGTGA
- a CDS encoding alpha/beta hydrolase gives MRCLLNTGLVLFGLANVVVFLHAWRLTHFSASAGPRTKSPEQLSAAAKLGLVLTGVSNPRPVTGAPPAFPYQSVFFESPNGRLAAWYGQPAGPARGTVALFHGYTSEKSHLTTEAAFFRRLGYAVLLVDFAGGGGSAGSRVTVGYREAADVAAAARWLGARPGGPGPLVLYGVSMGAVAILRAEAELGVRPAANVLECPFGSLRQTARNRFAALHVPAWPLADLLVFWGGLQNGFWGPGLSAERYAAQVATPTLLLWGTADARVTRAETDAVFRNLRGPKQRHDFVGAGHEPYWHRYPAAWQAQVSGFLSAE, from the coding sequence TTGCGTTGCCTGTTAAATACCGGCCTCGTGCTGTTTGGGCTGGCAAACGTTGTCGTTTTCTTGCACGCCTGGCGGCTCACGCACTTCAGCGCCAGCGCGGGGCCCCGCACGAAGTCACCTGAGCAGCTGTCGGCCGCTGCCAAGCTGGGCCTGGTGCTGACCGGCGTTAGCAATCCACGGCCCGTCACCGGTGCGCCGCCGGCGTTTCCCTACCAAAGCGTGTTTTTTGAGAGCCCCAATGGCCGGCTTGCCGCCTGGTACGGCCAGCCCGCGGGCCCGGCGCGCGGCACGGTGGCGCTGTTCCACGGCTACACCAGCGAAAAATCGCACCTGACGACCGAAGCTGCCTTTTTCCGCCGCCTGGGCTACGCCGTGCTGCTGGTCGATTTTGCCGGGGGCGGCGGCTCGGCGGGCAGCCGCGTGACGGTGGGCTACCGCGAGGCCGCCGACGTAGCGGCCGCCGCGCGCTGGCTGGGGGCCCGGCCGGGCGGCCCGGGCCCCCTGGTGCTCTACGGCGTGAGCATGGGCGCGGTGGCCATCCTGCGGGCCGAGGCTGAATTAGGGGTACGCCCGGCGGCCAACGTGCTCGAATGCCCCTTCGGCAGCCTCCGCCAAACGGCCCGCAACCGCTTCGCCGCCCTGCACGTGCCCGCTTGGCCCCTGGCCGATTTGCTGGTGTTCTGGGGCGGCCTGCAAAACGGCTTTTGGGGCCCCGGCCTCTCCGCCGAGCGCTACGCCGCGCAGGTAGCCACCCCCACCCTGCTCCTGTGGGGCACCGCCGACGCCCGCGTGACCCGCGCCGAAACCGACGCCGTTTTCCGCAACCTCCGGGGCCCCAAGCAGCGGCATGATTTCGTAGGCGCGGGCCACGAGCCCTACTGGCACCGCTACCCCGCCGCCTGGCAGGCGCAGGTTAGCGGGTTTTTATCAGCAGAGTAG
- a CDS encoding pseudouridine synthase has product MRYILLNKPYEVLTQFTDEAGRATLKDFVPVPHIYPVGRLDFDSEGLLLLTDDKALQHRLSDPRYKVFKTYWAQVEGEVTTEALEKLRRGVVIKEGRTAPAQATDMPEPEGLWSRSTPIRYRASIPTTWLEIRISQGMNRQVRKMCAAVGLPCLRLVRARIDELDLGELAPGQWRELTPEESRKLKAKFSATKLPANRQVAVKPTPGAPAAPPTRRPR; this is encoded by the coding sequence ATGCGCTACATTCTCCTCAACAAGCCCTACGAAGTCCTCACCCAGTTCACCGACGAGGCCGGCCGGGCCACGCTCAAGGATTTTGTGCCCGTGCCGCACATCTACCCCGTCGGCCGGCTCGATTTTGACTCCGAAGGCCTGCTGCTGCTCACCGACGATAAGGCCCTCCAGCACCGCCTCAGCGACCCGCGCTACAAGGTGTTCAAAACTTACTGGGCCCAGGTAGAAGGCGAGGTGACCACCGAGGCCCTCGAAAAGCTGCGCCGCGGCGTGGTCATCAAGGAAGGCCGCACCGCCCCCGCCCAGGCCACCGACATGCCCGAGCCCGAGGGCCTATGGTCCCGCAGCACGCCCATCCGCTACCGCGCCAGCATCCCCACCACCTGGCTCGAAATCCGCATTTCGCAGGGCATGAACCGCCAGGTGCGCAAGATGTGCGCCGCCGTGGGCCTGCCCTGCCTGCGCCTCGTCCGCGCCCGCATCGACGAGCTGGACCTCGGCGAGCTGGCCCCCGGCCAGTGGCGCGAGCTCACGCCCGAAGAGTCGCGCAAGCTTAAGGCCAAGTTCTCGGCCACCAAGCTCCCAGCCAACCGCCAGGTAGCCGTGAAACCCACGCCTGGGGCCCCAGCGGCACCTCCTACGCGCCGCCCGCGCTAG
- a CDS encoding MBL fold metallo-hydrolase, with the protein MTTGGILGALLLAAVAFTGLSPQLGGTPTKADRQRFAQSGHYAGGEFKNLLPTKQLTEGNMGSVLWNFIFRKSPNTEPPGPLPTQPLDSLTIVQKSPELVRVTWFGHSASLVEMAGQNILLDPMLSVEMGPLALVTPKRYNSRLAIAPEQLPPIAAVLISHDHYDHLDYQTIRKIKDKVGHFYVPLGIGAHLRAWGVPAARITEMNWGDSARVAGITLRCTPSRHFSGRGLTNRNSTLWCSWVMQGPTKRIFYTGDGGYGPHFAAIGAQYGPFDLALVECGQYDRQWAEIHMRPEQSVQAARDVRAAAMLPVHWGAFTEANHPWNESVTRASAEAARLGQPLTTPRLGEPVTLGPGPLPAAPWWR; encoded by the coding sequence TTGACGACTGGCGGCATCCTCGGGGCCCTATTGCTGGCGGCGGTGGCCTTCACCGGCCTCAGCCCACAGCTGGGCGGCACGCCCACCAAGGCCGACCGGCAGCGCTTTGCGCAATCGGGCCACTACGCGGGCGGCGAATTCAAGAACCTGCTGCCCACGAAACAGCTGACGGAAGGCAACATGGGGTCGGTGCTCTGGAATTTTATTTTCCGTAAAAGCCCCAACACCGAGCCGCCGGGGCCCCTGCCCACGCAGCCACTCGACTCACTCACCATCGTGCAGAAATCGCCGGAGCTGGTGCGCGTGACCTGGTTTGGGCACTCGGCAAGCCTGGTGGAAATGGCCGGCCAAAACATTCTGCTCGACCCCATGCTGAGCGTAGAAATGGGGCCCCTGGCCCTGGTTACGCCCAAGCGCTACAACTCGCGCCTGGCCATCGCGCCCGAGCAGCTGCCGCCCATTGCCGCCGTGCTCATTTCGCACGACCACTACGACCACCTTGACTACCAAACCATCCGCAAAATCAAGGACAAAGTGGGGCATTTCTACGTGCCGTTGGGCATCGGGGCCCACCTGCGGGCCTGGGGCGTGCCCGCGGCCCGCATCACCGAAATGAACTGGGGCGACAGCGCCCGGGTGGCCGGCATCACGCTGCGCTGCACGCCGAGCCGCCACTTCTCGGGCCGCGGCCTCACCAACCGCAATTCTACGTTATGGTGCTCGTGGGTGATGCAGGGCCCCACGAAGCGCATTTTTTACACCGGCGACGGCGGCTACGGGCCCCACTTTGCCGCCATCGGGGCCCAGTACGGGCCATTCGATTTGGCGCTGGTGGAGTGCGGGCAGTACGACCGGCAGTGGGCCGAAATCCACATGCGGCCCGAGCAGAGCGTGCAGGCCGCCCGCGACGTGCGCGCCGCCGCCATGCTACCCGTGCACTGGGGCGCCTTCACCGAGGCCAACCACCCCTGGAACGAATCCGTGACGCGCGCCAGCGCCGAGGCCGCCCGCCTCGGCCAGCCCCTCACCACGCCGCGCCTCGGCGAGCCCGTAACTTTGGGCCCCGGGCCGCTGCCCGCCGCGCCGTGGTGGCGCTAA
- a CDS encoding NAD-dependent epimerase/dehydratase family protein: MKLRVILTGATGMVGEGVLLECLENPAVAHVLVLSRRPSGRSHPKMTELLHANLQDLGPIESQLMGYDACFFCAGISAVGVSKEEYERITHDLTLDFARTLARLNPALTFIYVSGAGTDSTAQSGQHWARVKDRTENELLALPFRRAYMFRPGFMQVTLGQRNVLKWYGLIAWLYPLVRRLAPAYVSTMQEVGRAMIDAASGGAPKPVLEVPDIVALARESVKNEAA, encoded by the coding sequence ATGAAACTACGAGTCATCCTCACCGGCGCTACCGGGATGGTGGGCGAGGGCGTCCTGCTCGAATGCCTGGAAAACCCCGCCGTGGCGCACGTGCTGGTGCTCAGCCGCCGGCCCAGCGGCCGCAGCCACCCCAAAATGACCGAGCTGCTGCACGCCAACTTGCAGGACTTGGGCCCCATCGAAAGCCAGCTCATGGGCTACGACGCCTGTTTTTTCTGCGCCGGCATTTCGGCGGTAGGGGTGTCAAAGGAAGAATACGAGCGCATCACCCACGACCTAACGTTGGATTTTGCCCGCACCCTGGCGCGCCTCAACCCGGCCCTGACGTTCATCTACGTATCGGGCGCCGGCACCGACAGCACCGCGCAAAGCGGCCAGCACTGGGCGCGTGTGAAGGACCGCACCGAGAACGAGCTGCTGGCCCTGCCCTTCCGGCGGGCCTACATGTTCCGGCCGGGCTTTATGCAGGTGACACTCGGCCAGCGCAACGTGCTGAAATGGTACGGCCTAATTGCCTGGCTCTACCCGCTGGTGCGCCGGCTGGCCCCGGCCTACGTCAGCACCATGCAGGAAGTAGGCCGGGCCATGATTGACGCCGCCAGCGGTGGGGCCCCCAAGCCCGTACTCGAAGTACCCGACATCGTGGCGTTGGCCCGGGAATCAGTTAAAAACGAGGCTGCCTAA
- a CDS encoding VWA domain-containing protein: protein MLTTQYSAWFIPLCLLVGAGYAALQYSARAPWGPRLNYALAALRFLVVSALCFLLLGPLLTTATTRTEKPTVVLAVDNSQSVELFTPKPVLGQATAGLAQLAATLRSKGFAVETRALTPGRTPGPDSLRFTAASTDLDQLLAGTRAAYDGRNLAAVVLLSDGIANQGRGPATADYTFPIYAVAVGDTVPKKDLRLTDLAYNRVAFSGNRFPLEAELAFEGYAGGTATVELREGPRVLETRRVALPAGRRRVKVAFQITAPAPGKRRYEVRVVPQPGEFTALNNARPAFVEVVKGKLRVLLAGAAPHPDLKALRAALQTNDNFDLTLAVPGVAPLKPGADFDVAILHQIPAQGGLGADILAQVQAKGVPALYVVGAQSDLAAYNRLGTGLAIQPRGAQTDAVTPLPNPGFTRFALDAEAAQRFAQYPPVAVPFADLRLGPGAEAALWQQVGRVATQRPLLVFGGPAGARRATLLTDGGWQWRLSEAVAHDDRPEAYDRLIVRTVQLLTQNARKKRLDAYPTQDAFGTQDAVTLAAETYNAVFERIYDQKIDLTLTSDSQRVRRFSFSNGADGAPLHLGALPAGRYRYQARATLGGQAQQDAGELLVQNQPLEALESKANPNLLAQLARRSGQRLYYPAQLAQLTQDLLKANYKPIISSEEDLKNLIDQKWIFFLLLAFVTAEWAVRKYSGSV, encoded by the coding sequence TTGCTCACGACCCAATATTCCGCCTGGTTTATCCCACTGTGCCTGTTGGTGGGCGCGGGTTACGCCGCCCTCCAGTATTCGGCCCGGGCTCCCTGGGGGCCCCGCCTGAACTACGCGCTGGCCGCGTTGCGCTTCTTGGTAGTCAGCGCGTTGTGCTTCCTGCTACTGGGGCCCCTGCTCACCACCGCCACTACGCGCACCGAAAAACCCACCGTGGTGCTGGCCGTCGACAACTCGCAATCGGTGGAGTTATTCACGCCCAAGCCCGTGCTGGGGCAGGCCACCGCCGGCTTGGCCCAGTTGGCCGCCACGCTGCGCAGCAAGGGCTTCGCCGTGGAAACCCGGGCCCTGACGCCCGGCCGCACGCCGGGGCCCGATTCGCTGCGCTTCACCGCCGCCAGCACCGACCTCGACCAGCTGCTGGCCGGCACCCGCGCCGCCTACGACGGCCGCAACCTGGCCGCCGTGGTGCTGCTCAGCGACGGCATCGCCAACCAGGGCCGGGGCCCCGCCACCGCCGACTACACGTTTCCGATTTACGCCGTGGCCGTGGGCGACACCGTACCCAAAAAGGATTTGCGCCTGACGGACCTGGCCTACAACCGGGTGGCGTTCAGCGGCAACCGGTTTCCGCTGGAGGCCGAGCTGGCCTTTGAGGGCTACGCCGGCGGCACGGCCACCGTGGAGCTGCGCGAGGGGCCCCGGGTGCTCGAAACCCGCCGCGTGGCCCTGCCCGCCGGGCGGCGGCGTGTGAAAGTGGCTTTCCAGATTACGGCTCCCGCGCCCGGCAAGCGCCGCTACGAGGTGCGCGTGGTGCCCCAGCCCGGCGAGTTCACGGCCCTCAACAACGCCCGCCCGGCCTTTGTGGAAGTGGTGAAGGGCAAGCTGCGCGTGCTCCTGGCCGGCGCCGCCCCCCACCCCGACCTCAAGGCCCTGCGCGCCGCGCTGCAAACCAACGACAACTTCGACCTGACGCTGGCCGTGCCCGGCGTGGCCCCGCTCAAGCCCGGGGCCGATTTCGACGTGGCCATCCTGCACCAAATCCCGGCCCAGGGCGGGCTGGGGGCCGACATTCTGGCCCAGGTGCAGGCCAAGGGCGTGCCGGCGCTCTACGTGGTGGGGGCCCAGTCGGACCTGGCGGCCTACAACCGGCTCGGCACGGGCCTCGCCATCCAGCCCCGCGGGGCCCAAACCGACGCCGTGACGCCCCTGCCCAACCCCGGCTTCACGCGCTTCGCCCTCGACGCGGAAGCGGCCCAGCGCTTCGCCCAGTACCCGCCCGTGGCCGTGCCCTTCGCCGACCTGCGCCTGGGCCCCGGCGCCGAAGCCGCGCTCTGGCAGCAGGTGGGCCGCGTGGCCACCCAGCGGCCGCTGCTGGTATTTGGGGGCCCCGCCGGCGCCCGCCGGGCCACCCTGCTCACCGACGGCGGCTGGCAGTGGCGCCTGAGCGAAGCCGTGGCCCACGACGACCGCCCCGAAGCCTACGACCGCCTAATAGTGCGCACCGTCCAGCTGCTCACCCAAAACGCCCGCAAAAAGCGCCTCGACGCCTACCCCACCCAAGACGCCTTCGGCACCCAGGACGCCGTGACGCTGGCCGCCGAAACCTACAACGCGGTGTTTGAGCGCATTTACGACCAGAAAATTGACCTCACCCTCACCAGCGACAGCCAACGCGTGCGCCGCTTCTCCTTCAGCAACGGCGCCGACGGGGCCCCGCTCCACCTGGGGGCCCTGCCCGCCGGCCGCTACCGCTACCAGGCCCGCGCCACCCTCGGCGGCCAGGCCCAGCAAGACGCCGGTGAGCTGCTCGTGCAAAACCAGCCCCTCGAAGCCCTCGAATCCAAGGCCAACCCCAACCTGCTGGCCCAGCTGGCCCGCCGCAGCGGCCAGCGCCTCTACTACCCCGCGCAGCTCGCGCAACTCACCCAGGACTTGCTGAAGGCCAATTACAAACCCATCATTTCCAGCGAAGAAGACCTAAAAAACCTGATTGACCAGAAGTGGATTTTCTTTCTGCTCTTGGCCTTCGTAACGGCCGAATGGGCCGTGCGCAAGTACTCGGGCAGCGTGTAG
- a CDS encoding HAD family hydrolase: MIQTVIFDMDGVLIDTEPIHRHAFFTQFAELGITVSDAEYASFLGSSTRNVFQKLKQQFGLPQDVEALLMRKRELFNQAFDTDPNLDLLDNVRVLLDDLRAHQVPLVVASSASKATIGRVFARFGLGPYFGHIVSGEDFAQSKPHPAIFQHAAALAGTPVSECVVIEDSANGVAAAKAAGIYCIGYASPHSAGQDLHQADIVIQHFAELSAAKIRAIQAGQ, translated from the coding sequence ATGATTCAAACCGTGATTTTCGACATGGACGGCGTCCTCATCGACACCGAACCCATCCACCGCCACGCTTTTTTTACCCAGTTCGCCGAGCTGGGCATCACCGTTTCGGACGCCGAATACGCCTCGTTTCTGGGCTCGTCCACGCGCAACGTGTTCCAAAAACTCAAGCAGCAGTTCGGCCTTCCGCAAGACGTAGAAGCGCTGCTGATGCGCAAGCGCGAACTGTTCAACCAAGCCTTCGACACTGATCCGAACCTCGATTTGCTCGACAATGTGCGTGTGCTGCTCGACGACCTACGGGCCCACCAAGTGCCGCTGGTGGTGGCTTCGTCGGCCTCCAAGGCCACCATCGGGCGGGTGTTTGCGCGCTTTGGCCTGGGGCCCTACTTCGGGCACATCGTTAGCGGCGAAGACTTTGCGCAGTCCAAACCCCACCCCGCCATCTTCCAGCACGCCGCCGCCCTGGCCGGCACGCCGGTGTCGGAGTGCGTCGTCATCGAGGACTCGGCCAACGGCGTGGCGGCGGCCAAAGCGGCCGGCATCTACTGCATCGGCTACGCCAGCCCGCATTCGGCCGGCCAAGACTTGCACCAGGCGGATATAGTTATCCAGCACTTCGCCGAGCTGTCGGCGGCGAAGATTCGCGCCATCCAAGCAGGACAATGA
- the fabG gene encoding 3-oxoacyl-[acyl-carrier-protein] reductase encodes MNQTLAGKVALVTGASKGIGRAIAAHFAQLGAQVAFTYLSSVEKGQALEAELAAHGAKAKGYRSDASDYAQAEKLVEDVLADFGKLDILVNNAGITQDGLLMRMSEQQWDNVLTVNLKSVFNLTKAATKPMMRAKTGSIINMTSVVGIKGNAGQANYAASKAGIIGFTKSVALELGSRNIRCNAVAPGFIETEMTDALDAKQVDEWRKAIPLKRGGSPEDVAKATAFLASDDSSYITGQVLQVDGGMLT; translated from the coding sequence ATGAATCAGACTCTCGCCGGAAAAGTAGCCCTCGTAACCGGGGCCTCGAAAGGAATTGGCCGCGCCATTGCCGCGCATTTTGCCCAGCTGGGGGCCCAGGTGGCCTTTACGTACTTGTCGTCGGTGGAAAAAGGCCAGGCCCTGGAGGCCGAGCTGGCCGCCCACGGCGCCAAGGCCAAGGGCTACCGCTCCGACGCCTCGGACTACGCCCAGGCCGAAAAATTGGTGGAAGACGTGCTGGCCGACTTCGGCAAATTGGACATCCTCGTCAACAACGCCGGCATCACCCAGGACGGCCTGCTGATGCGCATGAGCGAGCAGCAGTGGGACAACGTACTGACCGTGAACCTCAAGTCGGTCTTCAACCTCACCAAAGCCGCCACCAAGCCCATGATGCGCGCCAAAACCGGCTCCATCATCAACATGACCAGCGTGGTGGGCATCAAGGGCAACGCTGGGCAGGCCAACTACGCCGCCAGCAAGGCCGGCATCATCGGCTTCACCAAGTCGGTGGCCCTGGAGCTGGGCTCGCGCAACATCCGCTGCAACGCCGTGGCCCCGGGCTTCATCGAAACCGAAATGACCGACGCCCTCGACGCCAAGCAGGTAGACGAGTGGCGCAAGGCCATTCCCCTCAAGCGCGGCGGCTCGCCGGAGGACGTGGCGAAGGCCACCGCGTTCCTGGCCTCGGACGATTCAAGCTACATCACCGGCCAGGTGCTGCAAGTGGACGGCGGCATGCTGACGTAA
- a CDS encoding NAD(P)/FAD-dependent oxidoreductase encodes MPHHDICILGAGPGGATAALHLANAGQPCLLLDRAAFPRDKVCGDALSGKVLMELKRIDEALPARLGALPTQVPSWGIDFFAPNGRRLAIPFKPKFDKATDRPAGHVAKRMDFDNFLVEEVRQRPEIDFRENVDVARTERTPAGGWQLFDKVGQEIATCRLLLVANGAQSAFARQVAGHALEPDHHCAGLRTYYRGVAGLSPDNFIELHFIKEFLPGYLWVFPLPNGQANVGVGMLSKTVAAKK; translated from the coding sequence ATGCCCCATCACGACATCTGCATCCTAGGCGCGGGGCCCGGCGGGGCCACCGCCGCCCTGCACCTGGCTAACGCTGGCCAGCCCTGCCTGCTACTTGACCGCGCCGCGTTTCCGCGCGACAAAGTGTGCGGCGATGCGCTGAGCGGTAAGGTGTTGATGGAACTCAAGCGCATCGACGAGGCGCTGCCCGCCCGGCTGGGGGCCCTGCCCACGCAGGTGCCGAGCTGGGGCATCGACTTCTTTGCGCCCAATGGCCGCCGCTTGGCCATTCCCTTCAAGCCGAAGTTCGACAAGGCCACCGACCGCCCCGCCGGCCACGTGGCTAAGCGGATGGATTTCGATAATTTCTTGGTGGAGGAAGTGCGCCAGCGACCGGAAATCGACTTTCGTGAAAATGTGGACGTGGCCCGCACCGAGCGCACCCCGGCCGGCGGCTGGCAGCTTTTTGACAAAGTGGGCCAGGAAATTGCCACCTGCCGCCTGCTGCTGGTGGCCAACGGGGCCCAGTCGGCGTTTGCGCGCCAGGTAGCCGGCCACGCCCTCGAGCCCGACCACCACTGCGCCGGCCTGCGCACCTACTACCGCGGCGTGGCGGGCCTTAGCCCCGACAATTTTATTGAGCTGCACTTCATCAAGGAATTCCTGCCCGGCTACCTGTGGGTGTTCCCGCTGCCCAACGGCCAGGCCAACGTGGGCGTGGGCATGCTCTCGAAAACCGTGGCGGCCAAAAAATAA